The Saprospiraceae bacterium genome includes the window GGTGATGGAGCGGCTTGCTTGCCTTCCAATGCAAAGCTGAATATCGGTTGTACCGATTTGGCATAGTGCGCCTGTAAGGCCTGACGCAGCGCCACCAGTTTTTCCAAACGAATGAACAGCTCCGCTTTATCAAAGGGTTTCATCAGGTAGGCGTCAGCTCCGAATTTAAGCCCCTTGATCCGATCCTCTTGGGTAGCCCTGGCGGTGAGTAAGATGATGGGGATGTGGCTGGTGCGTTCATCTTGTTTTAAGGTTTCGACGACTCCAAAGCCATCTTTTTCGGGCATCATCACATCGCTGATGATGATGTCGGGAATGGTTTTGATGGCTTTTTCAATGCCGATGGCCCCATTTGGTGCGGTTTGTATGTTGTACTGCGTTTGCAGCAAGGATTGAATATAAATCACTACGTCAACGTTATCGTCGATAAGCAGTAGGCTAGGTAGTGCAGCGTTGTATTCCTCTGTAGCTATAAAAATGGGTGATTCCTGGCCTCTGTCGATGTCTAGATGCTGATATCCTTCTTCCTTTTTGTCTGCTTTTCGTCGAATGGGGAAGTGAATGTTAAAGATGGTTCCCCGTCCCATATTACTTTCTACCGCAATTTTTCCTTCCAGCACGCTGACCAGTTCTTTTACCAGCGCCAGGCCAATGCCCGTTCCATTTCCCTGTCGACTTTCCACGTTATCTACCTGGTAGAAGCGATCAAAGATGTGAGGTAAAGCTTCAGCGGGAATGCCGATGCCATTATCCTGGACTTCAAGTGCAAACTGATGGTCTGTTTGTTCGAGGTATAAGCTGATTTTTCCGTTTTCGGCCGTAAATTTGATCGCATTCGTCAATAAATTAGAAAGAATCTGGCGATACATCTCTTCATCCATGTCCATCCATAGCTGCTCCATATTGCTAGTGATCGAGAGCTTAATTTGTTTCTTCTCTGCCAGAGATTGATAAGATTCACCAATATATTGAGAATAGGAAACCACTTCGATTTGTTGATAATGGGGCTGCAGGGCATTATTGTCCAATTTGGATAAATCCAGTAGTTGATTGATCAAATGGAGTAATTTTTGGCCATTTCTCCGGATCAGTTGCATCGCCTTGGGCATATCGGTTGTTGTCTCGGCTATACCCAAGATGACTGTCAAAGGTGTCCTAAATTCGTGGGTGATGTTGGTGTAAAAACGAGAACGAAGCTTTTCCATGGCTTTGGTCTGTTTGGCTTCGCTTTTAGCCAGTTGGCGTGATAAGATGAAGCGATATAAATAATAGAAGCCGATGCTGAACAGGAGCAAGTAAACCGAAAGGGCCCAGGTGGTTTTCCAGATGGGCGGATGAACAATGATCGTCAATGGCTTCGGTAACTCATTCCAGCGGCCGTCGCTATTCTGTCCCTGCAACCGTAATATGTAATTTCCAGGATCCAGATGGGCCAGGTCCAAGGTGTTTTGCGTCTGAACGTCTACCCATTCGGGATCGTTCCCCTCGGTCAGCGAATAGCGATACCGATGGCGATCTGGGTTTCGAAAATCCAATACAGCAAATTGCAGGCGAAGGGGACTTTCCCGGTGGGACAAGGCCAGACGCCCGCTGGCCCAGGCTGTTGCTTTAAGCGCTTTCATTTTTTGAGTCTCCGAATCAATATGAGAAACAGCCAGAATCGTTACCGGTGAAGCAGTTTTATCCACGTTCAGTAAGTCAGAGGGGGAAAAGAAATTAATACCCTTTTCTCCGGCAGCCAGGATGGTATTTGTCTGCGCATGGTAGTGCAGGTCTTCCGTCCAGCATTGCAATCCATCCTGTTCATTAAAATGGGTGAAAGTTTCGGCCTTAGGTTCAAAGCAGGAAATGCCTTTCAGCGTATTTAGCCAGAGTAGTCCCTGGCGATCAAAGGCCAGATCAAAGACGACATTCGAGGGGAGTCCGTCCTGAGTGGTGTAATGGACAAAGCTTTCCGTTTCCGGGTCGTAGCGATTGAGGCCACCGCCGTTGGTGGAAATCCAGATGTAACCGTTTGGCCCTTCGACGACGCTGTAGGTATAGTTATTGGAAATGACGCCGGCTTTACCTTGTTGATAGCTAAATAGCTTTACTTCACCAGAGGCCTTTTCGATCCGGCTAATCCCGCCGATATTTCCGCAAACCCAAATATAGCCCTTGCTGTCGGCCGTCAATTTTTGCAGACCGTAGGTGGCCAGTGCATTGGGTTGTTCGCTGTTGACACTCCAGTGGTCAAAGTCAATTGGAAGGGCCTGGTCAGTTCGGTACAGCTCTTCCCGATCGATCCGGAATAAGCCATATTCCCAGGTACTCACCCACAGATCACCATCATGGTCGAAGGCTGCGTAGAACACCGTCTTTACCGGCCGGCCGGCCCTTTGGGTCGTTAAAACCGGTGTGGATCGCCCGCTAGTCGGGTCAAAACGGAAAAGACCGCCTTCGGTAGCCAGCCAGAGTAAGCCCTGCGGGCCTACCGTAAGGTTATTAATGAAATACTTTTGCGGATACACCTCTTGTAAACCGGTCATAGGGTCAAAACGGTAGAGATCTTGCTCCACACCAAACCAAATAGCGTTCTGGCGGTCCTGCCACAGACAATTGACGGTTGCTTGCCACTGACTGGTTTTACTGTGATTGGTCAGCTGCAGATTTGGAAATTGGAACAGCTCCCGGCGCGGGTCAAAATAAAAAGCCCTGCGGTTCGGACTGCCAAACCAGATCAGTCCGGAGCGATCTTCAAATATACTCCACAGGGCATTGGACAATAAATCGTGGGTATCAATCGCCCGGGCATCTAGTTGTTCCAGATGGCGGCGGTCTGGGGAAATACGCCAGATCTCGGTATAGCCGGCGATCCACAGATAGCCGCGCTGATCCTCGAGCATGCGCATGGGGCGGGTATTAGGTCGGCCCTCCTCCGTCTTCAGCTCAAAGTGGGTAACAGTGTCCGTGACCGGGTCATATACTCGCAGGCCATCTCCGGGATAACCGAACCAAACCTTACCTTGCTGGTCGCGGGTCATGCCATAAATATTGTAGTACAGCGTATCGCCACTAGCCGGGTCGATAAGTGGAAAAAAGCGGAAACGACCGCTTTCCCGATCGTAGTATTCAAAGCCGGCATTGGTGCCCAGGTAGATTCGCGTTGAATCAGCAATGATATTACTGCCACGGGTACCCTGCAGGTAACCTGCTTGTCCTGGTCTGGAAGGGAATCGTTGCGCTCTAGCGGTAGCGGGATCGAACCGAAAAAGCCCGGTCTCCGCCAGGATCCAGAGTTGACCCTCTTCATCTATATCGATGCGGTTCAGGTCGTTTCCCGGAATAGAAAATTCATTTTCCGGATCGTGAAGATAATGGGTAAATTGCTCGGTATGTGGGTCAAAAGCGTTCAGTCCTCCCTCGCGGGTGGCAATCCATAGTTTTCCCGAAGGGTCCTGTGTAATGTCATTCACTACGGAAGAACTCAGTGAGTTGAGGTCGGATGGGTCAGAAATAAAGGTAGTAATTTGATGCCCATCATGGCGATTCAAACCCGCAATCGTACAGATCCAGAGGTGTCCTTCTGCATCCTGAAAAAAATTCATAACGCCTCCTGGGCTGAGGCCATCTTTGTCAGATAACTCACTGACAAAAATAGCTTTTACCTGAGCCTGCAAGCTGATGGATAAAAGCGAAATAAAGAAAGCTAAAAACAGGGAGGTCCCGAAGGCCGGTCGGCAGCACCGGAAAAAAGCAGATGCTATATACTGGAAGCATTGGGGTATCCCTAGGTCTTGTTTCAAAAGTTCAGGTTTGTTTTTCCAAAATCAACAGCCGATATGTTTCATACCAAGGCAAT containing:
- a CDS encoding two-component regulator propeller domain-containing protein — translated: MKQDLGIPQCFQYIASAFFRCCRPAFGTSLFLAFFISLLSISLQAQVKAIFVSELSDKDGLSPGGVMNFFQDAEGHLWICTIAGLNRHDGHQITTFISDPSDLNSLSSSVVNDITQDPSGKLWIATREGGLNAFDPHTEQFTHYLHDPENEFSIPGNDLNRIDIDEEGQLWILAETGLFRFDPATARAQRFPSRPGQAGYLQGTRGSNIIADSTRIYLGTNAGFEYYDRESGRFRFFPLIDPASGDTLYYNIYGMTRDQQGKVWFGYPGDGLRVYDPVTDTVTHFELKTEEGRPNTRPMRMLEDQRGYLWIAGYTEIWRISPDRRHLEQLDARAIDTHDLLSNALWSIFEDRSGLIWFGSPNRRAFYFDPRRELFQFPNLQLTNHSKTSQWQATVNCLWQDRQNAIWFGVEQDLYRFDPMTGLQEVYPQKYFINNLTVGPQGLLWLATEGGLFRFDPTSGRSTPVLTTQRAGRPVKTVFYAAFDHDGDLWVSTWEYGLFRIDREELYRTDQALPIDFDHWSVNSEQPNALATYGLQKLTADSKGYIWVCGNIGGISRIEKASGEVKLFSYQQGKAGVISNNYTYSVVEGPNGYIWISTNGGGLNRYDPETESFVHYTTQDGLPSNVVFDLAFDRQGLLWLNTLKGISCFEPKAETFTHFNEQDGLQCWTEDLHYHAQTNTILAAGEKGINFFSPSDLLNVDKTASPVTILAVSHIDSETQKMKALKATAWASGRLALSHRESPLRLQFAVLDFRNPDRHRYRYSLTEGNDPEWVDVQTQNTLDLAHLDPGNYILRLQGQNSDGRWNELPKPLTIIVHPPIWKTTWALSVYLLLFSIGFYYLYRFILSRQLAKSEAKQTKAMEKLRSRFYTNITHEFRTPLTVILGIAETTTDMPKAMQLIRRNGQKLLHLINQLLDLSKLDNNALQPHYQQIEVVSYSQYIGESYQSLAEKKQIKLSITSNMEQLWMDMDEEMYRQILSNLLTNAIKFTAENGKISLYLEQTDHQFALEVQDNGIGIPAEALPHIFDRFYQVDNVESRQGNGTGIGLALVKELVSVLEGKIAVESNMGRGTIFNIHFPIRRKADKKEEGYQHLDIDRGQESPIFIATEEYNAALPSLLLIDDNVDVVIYIQSLLQTQYNIQTAPNGAIGIEKAIKTIPDIIISDVMMPEKDGFGVVETLKQDERTSHIPIILLTARATQEDRIKGLKFGADAYLMKPFDKAELFIRLEKLVALRQALQAHYAKSVQPIFSFALEGKQAAPSPSIDDLFLQKIRQTIDEKITDADLDIPYLCKALGLSSTQLFRKMKALTGESPMSFIRKVRLHRAKDLLLNTDLSISEIAYDLGFSDPNYFSRAFGKEFGCSPSAVRS